AGTACCGGCGCAACCGCCCCTGGTGCACCTCCTCCCGCTCCCGCTCGGCCAGCCCGTCGGCCACCAACCGGTCCAGCACCCCGTACAGGGTCCCCACCCGCAGCCGCACCCGGCCCTCCGACAACCCCTCCACCGCCCGCACGATCGCGTACCCGTGCAGCGGCTGCTCCGCCAACGCGGTCAGCACCAGGAACGCCTGCTCAGACATGCCCTTCACAACGCAGTTATATCGCGTCGCGGTATATATCGTCCAGGGTGGACGTACGGCGTTGCCCCCGCGCATCCGGGTGGGTTCCCGTCTTTCCTCGTCCGGTCCGGGGCGACCCACGCGAAGCGTTGCCTTTGGGCAACACTGAAGCGACAGTGAACACACGACCGCCACCACCGACCGCGACCACCACCGCCCGCACTCCACCACCCCCGAACGGGCGCACTAGGGTGGCCCGCCGTGGAACCCACCAACCCTGCCCAGGACCCCACCGACGCGCTGTCCCCCGTACCCGCCACGGGCACCGGCCGCGCCCCCACCCCCACCGGCAGGCTGCGGTTCTTCTTCGGCCCCATGGACTGCGGCAAGTCCACCCTCGCCCTGCAGATCGACCACAACCAGGCCCGCCAGGGCCGCAACGGCCTGCTCCTGGTCCGCCACGACCGCTCCGGCACCCCCACCATCTCCAGCCGCATGGGCCTGGCCCGCAAGGCCCTGGAGGTCCACGAGGACATGGACCTGTGCCGCGTCGTGCGCGACCACTGGGCCCGCGGCACCCGCGTGGACTACCTCATCGTCGACGAGGCCCAGTTCCTCTCCCCCGACCAGGTCGACCAGCTCGCCGAACTCGCCGACGACGCCCGCCTCGAC
This portion of the Saccharothrix syringae genome encodes:
- a CDS encoding PadR family transcriptional regulator, producing MSEQAFLVLTALAEQPLHGYAIVRAVEGLSEGRVRLRVGTLYGVLDRLVADGLAEREREEVHQGRLRRYYRLTDAGVRGLSAEVARLSANVRAASAVLRERGAL
- a CDS encoding thymidine kinase — protein: MEPTNPAQDPTDALSPVPATGTGRAPTPTGRLRFFFGPMDCGKSTLALQIDHNQARQGRNGLLLVRHDRSGTPTISSRMGLARKALEVHEDMDLCRVVRDHWARGTRVDYLIVDEAQFLSPDQVDQLAELADDARLDVYCFGLATDFRSTLFPGSRRLFELADELNAIQVEVLCWCGRPGRFNARVHDGDVLRAGDTVLVADTAIAADEVRYQVLCRTHYRTGDLGPTAVDGRQLSLT